The following proteins are encoded in a genomic region of Cellulomonas sp. ES6:
- a CDS encoding FtsX-like permease family protein: MWRLTLAQMRRSLGRLTAAGIAVAIGTAFVAATLLAGDVMQRISYDSITASYGKADLIAVSSGTVTDADVDAVRGLQGVSAADPRVVVPSVELSAGDKVITQALVPVPGDEAFDTQHVTQGALPAGDGQITLPERAAERLGVAVGDEVTVGSYVWESGDAGGDDAAAADDAGSAGDAGDGTAAGDGTSADDTGTVRKQTEQVTVVGLTTDPTSAWAEYGGVAMSTTTDALRWSGAATGPGVPTIADLGVDQLLLALDPAADTETVRQSVADVLGTGSSDAVVLTRDEAAERSISGDSTGPVVVVVLAFAAVAMIVAGLVIANTFQVLVAQRTRMLALLRCVGAVRSQVRRSVLLEAALLGLVASVAGTLLGTLLVQVALWIMQGADLPFPVPAAVHVTPAAVLAPLAVGVLVTVLAALTPARVATRVAPIAALRPADAPAAGSRAGRVRLVLSLLLVVGGVALLAGGLALSRVNVAAAVGVAILGGLLSFVGLLVGAVFWMPRVVAATGRLAGRAGMPARLAAANTGRNPARTAATSTALLIGVTLVAMMSTGAATARATLDGELDTRFPVDLQVSAPTTVDSEGRSVDEPLPAGTADRIAGVDGVEAVAVVRRDDVVVGDGTGTFAGALAVAGDQASTVMRNPEVAAALSDDTVVMGSTLAAAAGVSDGDEVPVTLADDSTGEAASGSTPVTLTARVVDFDDWSVIVTPAALERLGSSGSPSTAWVRVADVDDSGYVVQEVEDLTEDTALDISGAAVERALYQRAIDTVLAVVVGLLAVAVVIALIGVTNTLSLSVIERRRESATLRALGLTRRQLRASMAVEGALIAGVGAVVGVLLGLAYGWLGSTAVLADFADLELRVPWSDLGIVLGIAVVAGVLASVLPARNAARTPPVAALGVE, from the coding sequence ATGTGGCGGCTGACGCTGGCGCAGATGCGCCGCTCGCTCGGCCGGCTCACGGCCGCCGGGATCGCCGTCGCGATCGGCACCGCGTTCGTCGCCGCGACGCTGCTCGCCGGTGACGTCATGCAGCGCATCTCGTACGACTCGATCACCGCGTCGTACGGGAAGGCCGACCTGATCGCCGTCTCGTCCGGCACCGTCACCGACGCGGACGTCGACGCGGTGCGCGGCCTCCAGGGCGTGTCGGCCGCCGACCCCCGCGTCGTCGTGCCCTCCGTCGAGCTGTCCGCCGGGGACAAGGTCATCACGCAGGCTCTCGTCCCGGTGCCGGGTGACGAGGCGTTCGACACCCAGCACGTCACGCAGGGCGCGCTGCCCGCGGGCGACGGCCAGATCACCCTCCCGGAGCGGGCCGCCGAGCGGCTCGGCGTCGCGGTGGGCGACGAGGTGACCGTCGGGTCGTACGTGTGGGAGTCGGGCGACGCGGGCGGTGACGACGCGGCGGCAGCGGACGACGCGGGGTCCGCGGGCGACGCCGGGGACGGCACGGCCGCGGGCGACGGCACGTCCGCCGACGACACCGGCACCGTCCGGAAGCAGACCGAGCAGGTCACGGTCGTCGGCCTGACCACCGACCCGACGTCCGCCTGGGCGGAGTACGGCGGCGTCGCGATGTCGACCACCACGGACGCCCTGCGCTGGTCCGGCGCGGCGACCGGCCCGGGCGTCCCGACGATCGCGGACCTCGGCGTCGACCAGCTGCTGCTGGCGCTCGACCCGGCAGCGGACACCGAGACGGTGCGGCAGTCCGTCGCCGACGTGCTCGGCACGGGCTCCTCGGACGCCGTCGTGCTGACGCGCGACGAGGCCGCCGAGCGCTCGATCTCCGGGGACTCGACCGGCCCCGTGGTGGTCGTGGTGCTCGCGTTCGCGGCGGTCGCGATGATCGTCGCGGGCCTGGTCATCGCGAACACGTTCCAGGTGCTGGTCGCGCAGCGCACCCGCATGCTGGCGCTGCTGCGCTGCGTCGGGGCCGTCCGGTCGCAGGTGCGGCGGTCGGTGCTGCTCGAGGCCGCGCTGCTGGGCCTGGTCGCCTCCGTGGCGGGCACGCTGCTCGGCACGCTCCTCGTCCAGGTCGCGCTCTGGATCATGCAGGGCGCCGACCTGCCGTTCCCGGTGCCGGCGGCCGTGCACGTCACGCCCGCCGCGGTGCTCGCGCCCCTCGCCGTCGGCGTGCTGGTGACGGTCCTGGCCGCGCTCACGCCGGCCCGGGTCGCGACCCGCGTCGCCCCGATCGCCGCGCTGCGCCCGGCCGACGCCCCGGCGGCGGGGAGCCGCGCCGGCCGCGTCCGGCTCGTGCTGAGCCTGCTGCTGGTCGTGGGCGGCGTGGCGCTGCTCGCGGGCGGCCTGGCCCTGTCCCGGGTGAACGTGGCCGCGGCCGTGGGCGTCGCGATCCTCGGCGGCCTGCTGTCGTTCGTCGGGCTGCTCGTGGGGGCGGTGTTCTGGATGCCGCGCGTGGTCGCGGCCACCGGCCGGCTGGCCGGGCGCGCGGGGATGCCCGCGCGGCTCGCCGCCGCGAACACGGGCCGCAACCCGGCGCGCACCGCCGCCACCAGCACCGCGCTGCTCATCGGCGTGACGCTCGTCGCGATGATGAGCACCGGCGCCGCCACGGCGCGCGCCACCCTCGACGGCGAGCTCGACACCCGGTTCCCGGTGGACCTCCAGGTCTCCGCACCGACGACGGTCGACTCCGAGGGCCGCAGCGTCGACGAGCCGCTTCCCGCGGGGACGGCCGACCGGATCGCCGGCGTCGACGGCGTCGAGGCGGTCGCGGTCGTGCGGCGCGACGACGTCGTGGTGGGCGACGGCACCGGCACGTTCGCGGGCGCCCTCGCCGTCGCGGGCGACCAGGCGTCCACGGTCATGCGCAACCCCGAGGTCGCCGCGGCGCTGTCGGACGACACGGTCGTGATGGGCTCGACCCTCGCGGCGGCGGCCGGCGTGAGCGACGGCGACGAGGTCCCGGTGACCCTCGCGGACGACAGCACCGGCGAGGCCGCCTCGGGGTCGACCCCCGTGACGCTCACCGCACGGGTCGTCGACTTCGACGACTGGTCCGTGATCGTGACCCCGGCGGCGCTCGAGCGGCTCGGGTCGTCGGGATCGCCCAGCACCGCGTGGGTGCGCGTCGCCGACGTCGACGACTCCGGCTACGTCGTCCAGGAGGTCGAGGACCTCACCGAGGACACCGCGCTCGACATCTCGGGAGCCGCCGTCGAGCGCGCGCTCTACCAGCGGGCCATCGACACGGTGCTCGCGGTCGTCGTCGGGCTGCTCGCCGTCGCGGTCGTCATCGCCCTCATCGGCGTCACCAACACCCTGTCGCTCTCGGTGATCGAGCGGCGGCGGGAGTCGGCGACGCTCCGGGCGCTCGGCCTCACGCGCCGGCAGCTGCGGGCCTCCATGGCCGTCGAGGGCGCGCTGATCGCCGGGGTCGGCGCCGTGGTCGGCGTGCTGCTCGGCCTCGCGTACGGCTGGCTCGGGTCCACCGCGGTGCTCGCGGACTTCGCGGACCTCGAGCTGCGCGTCCCGTGGTCCGACCTCGGGATCGTGCTCGGCATCGCCGTGGTGGCCGGGGTGCTCGCCTCGGTGCTGCCGGCGCGCAACGCCGCCCGGACCCCGCCGGTCGCGGCGCTCGGCGTGGAGTGA
- a CDS encoding ABC transporter ATP-binding protein, whose amino-acid sequence MQPAPAAPPAPSATSAAVRARALTKVYGRGEASVRALAGVDVDFAAGEFTAIMGPSGSGKSTLMHVLAGLDAATSGSAFLGPTDVTTLDDDSLTRLRRDRVGFVFQSFNLLPMFTAEQNILLPLELAGAAVDRAWFDTLVATLGLGQRLTHRPSELSGGQQQRVAIARALIAKPEVVFADEPTGNLDSRAGAEVLSFLRRSVRELGRTVIMVTHDPTAAAYADRVVMLADGRIAGDIVDPTPEAVLTGLDALRQLEVSEVGAAKAGA is encoded by the coding sequence ATCCAGCCCGCCCCCGCCGCACCCCCGGCACCGTCCGCCACCTCGGCCGCCGTGCGCGCCCGCGCCCTCACCAAGGTCTACGGCCGCGGCGAGGCGTCCGTCCGCGCCCTCGCCGGCGTCGACGTGGACTTCGCCGCCGGCGAGTTCACCGCGATCATGGGGCCCTCCGGCTCCGGCAAGTCGACGCTGATGCACGTGCTCGCCGGCCTCGACGCCGCGACCTCCGGATCGGCGTTCCTCGGGCCCACCGACGTGACAACCCTCGACGACGACTCCCTCACGCGCCTGCGCCGCGACCGCGTCGGGTTCGTGTTCCAGTCGTTCAACCTGCTGCCGATGTTCACGGCCGAGCAGAACATCCTGCTGCCGCTCGAGCTCGCCGGCGCGGCCGTCGACCGGGCCTGGTTCGACACCCTCGTCGCCACGCTCGGCCTCGGCCAGCGCCTCACGCACCGCCCGTCGGAGCTGTCCGGCGGCCAGCAGCAGCGCGTCGCGATCGCCCGCGCCCTCATCGCCAAGCCCGAGGTCGTCTTCGCGGACGAGCCCACCGGCAACCTCGACTCCCGTGCCGGTGCCGAGGTGCTGAGCTTCCTGCGCCGCTCCGTCCGCGAGCTCGGGCGCACCGTCATCATGGTCACGCACGACCCGACGGCCGCCGCCTACGCCGACCGCGTGGTGATGCTGGCCGACGGGCGCATCGCGGGCGACATCGTCGACCCCACCCCCGAGGCCGTCCTCACCGGGCTGGACGCCCTGCGCCAGCTCGAGGTCTCCGAGGTCGGCGCGGCGAAGGCGGGTGCGTGA